The Phragmites australis chromosome 13, lpPhrAust1.1, whole genome shotgun sequence DNA window GCCATGTCAACATCAAGACCTCCTCTAAACCGATATGGACCTGATTAACACTGTTTGACAACATTAATGGCCTAGAAATGCATTTTCAGAGGTCGTGGACTTAAATGACACAGCAGGACAAGTTCGAGTACCGCTACTGCATTTTACATGCCACTATCATAAAAGAAGCTCCCAGCTGACCTTGCTAAATGCAGATGCAGTACTAGTGGAGTTAGCCCCAATTTTCTGGTGCTTCAAAAGAGGCCATGAAGTATCAAGTATGTACTTCCCAACAACCGGTCCACTGTAGAGGTTCAACGGGTGTTTTTCATTGCCCGCCAAATTCAATTATATCTCTGCTATTTCCTAATATTGTTACATAATTTATCACCCCAACATCTAGTGAATAAGCAATATCATCCATTATACTCTTGGCAACAATAACTAGTTAGTAAAACATCACATGCAACTTTGttctttgttttcctttcatgaATCTAAGTAAAATGTTTAGCGTACATGATCTTTACAGGTGACCAGTGGCCACTTATGGATGCATGTATGCTTTGTTTAATGGGTTCAACATAGAAAAAGGTCCAAGGAATCTAAAGCCTCACATATATAGGTCCCATAGAGGCACCCACACCCTGTGCCAGATTTTCACGTGGCCAAGTCTGCTGAATTTCAATTGGTTCCCATGTTGGTACGAAGAATGTCTACTTTGAAAGGGTAATGCTAGCCTAGACCACTAATAATCTTTTGGAGGAGTAGTAGATGTGAAGGCAAATAGCAGAATTTTTCCTAGCACCAAGTAGTTCAGTCTGTCCAAAGCTACTAACAGCTGATAAGATACTCTAATAAAATATCAGCATTCAGATCCTAAGCGAACAATACGGATGTACCATGGATGAGAGAGTAGAGGCTGTCATTGGGCTGGTAGTCGTACACCAGCAGCCGCTCCTCCTTGGCCTGGAAGAATGCCCGGAGCGGCACAAGGTTAGGATGCCGCAGGCGCCCAACGGCATCCATGTGCTGCTCGAACGCCTCAGCTTCCAGCGCCGCCGGGCCAATCTTGGCCGCGTCCAACCTCTTCACAATCACCACGAGCCGGCCGTCGAGCACCGCTTTGTACGTCGTCCCCACGCTCCCGCGGCCGAGCACCTCTGCCGAAGCGCGCATCAGCTGCTCGAGGCTGTAGCTCGCCGCCTCGCCCGCACAGAATGTTAGGCAACCGCTCCGCTCCAGCCGTCGCGCCTTCTCCTCCGGCACCATAATCGCCGCCGTCTCCTCATCGGACACGCACTCCACGTAGCCAATGTCGGCATTGTCCCTGCTCACGTCTGACGCGGCTGCGCTCTTCTTGGAGCTTGCGTACGCCGCCGAGCTCGGGCGCCtccgcttcttgctcctcttcaTTGCAATCACGGCGCAAGCGAGAAGCACGGCCAGGAACGCCCCCACGGCAACCGCAACAGCCATCGTGGTCCTCCTCCTCACTTTCTTCGCGCGTGGCTCGGACGAATCCGGCATGCTCAAGCTCTCTCGCTGCGGGCCACTGTCACTCGCGGCAGCGCTCTGCACTGGGGGAGCGGCGGTGCCGTTGTTGCCACCCCcgtggaagaagaggaggtgAGATCCGCGGCAGTCGCGGCGCAGGACCTCGCCGCAGAGCCCAGGATTGCCTACGAACGCGGCGGCGCCCATCTGCGTCATGACGGGCGTGACCGGCACGGGCCCGGAGAAGTTGTTGAACGACACGTTCAGCACCTTGAGCGACGACTGGTTCCACGCCGGGAGGGAGCCATTGAAGTGGTTGACGTCGAGGCGGAGGGACGTGAGATGCGGGAACGCGACCTCAATGCCGGGAGGGAGCGCGCCGGAGAGCCTGTTCCCGGAGATGTCGATGGAGCGGAGCCGGCGCAGCGACGCGAGCGAGGCCGGGAAGGGCCCCGAGAAGCGGTTCCCCGCGAGGAAGAGCGCCTTGAGGTTGGCGAGCGGGGAGAGGTCGGGGACGGGGCCGTGGAGCGCGTTGGACTTGAGACTGAGCACGCGGAGCTCGGCGAGCCGGGAGAGCGTGGCGGGCGGGAACGTCCCGTTGAGGCCCGCCGACTCGAGGACGAGGCGGGTGATCTGGCCCGCCGCGCTGCAGGAGACCCCCGGATGGGAGCAGGGGGAGGCGGTCGGGGGGGCGCGCAGGTGGGAGGACGGGTCAGCCTTGGCGAGGAAGGCGGCGAGGAGCGCGGACGGGGCCACGGCTTGGACCGGCGCTGGCGGCGTGGGCTGCGAGTGCGATGCGGCACCGGAGGCGACCCCAGCCGCGGAGGCGGCCGCTGCGATGGCCGCTaggagcgggaggagggggaggaggcggtggcggtgcgGCATTGTGGTGTGGTGTGTTTGGGGGTTTGAGGGTTGGGGTTGGGATTTGGGGAGGTGGTGGACTTCAGTGGAGCGGAGTACTGGAGTGTGGTGGTGCGGTGGGGTGGCCGTGGACTGCTGGCGACGTGAGGGTGAGGGCGGTGTCGGGGAGAGGGGTCGCCGTGGCACGTGGGTGGTCAGTGCGGTTTAGCGCGCCTTTCCCACGTAGCGTACGAACAAAGTCATTAGCCCGGACAACACGCTACAAATCCTCGGTTACCAAACAACTTTTCTTTCAGATGAAAACAAGTCCATCTCAAACTACTTACTATAGCAAAATACAGATCAAACATGCACACGAACGTTGTTTTGGTTTGGTCACAGTCACAGGATGCGAGCTGCAATGAAGAGACACATCGACGGTGCACGTACTTCCATTCGAAACTAATCACAAGACAAACATTCCAGTGAGTAGTACTCGCAAACCCGCTGAAACGGAGCACCTTTGATTTGATTAGCACGGCATGTTTGAAAAAGAGCCGTTGATGCGTGAACACGAAGGCGATGTACTCCAAATCTTACAGACTGCGGGCCCAGGGTACAGTAGCGATCGGGACCCCACAGATATTTAATCTGGCTGGTGGCCCCACGTGACTACCTCCCTTGCTGGTAAAACGATCTCATGTACAAGTAGTATACTTCTGTCGGTAGACGGGAAATctgctcttcttcttcctccggcGAGCTGGTGTTTTGTTCTACACTGTAGAGAGGCGTGTCTTTTTAAAAGAAACAGGTTGATTTTATTCGATTAGTAACAAACTTGTATAATCAGAGACCTGAAAATTACATAGTAAAATATACATAGGTCTCGATCAGCAACACCTCAAAGCTTTTTCTAATATCGTTGCCAAGCTGAATCGAATGAGTTGATGTCGATACGTTCATCACCGAAGAGATAAGGCTATTGAAgactaataaatttttttaagccAACAACAGTAGTGCTATTAGAACACTAAATGAACCGGATCATGTCAGACGAGATAGAATACATCTTCTCTTTTCGAAGAAAATAAAGACAACGACACTATCAAAAACCAACACGACAAGCCAatagataaaaaagaaaagaaactcttGGATTCATCCTCGGTGGAGAAATTAAAAGGGGATAAAAGCACCCTTGGTTTTGTCACTAAATCCATAAAAGAAACTATAAACTAATCTAACAGGTAGACTGGAATGTAAATAAACTACCAACTACAATAATACTAACCAAAAAAGAACAAACCACCCACCTCCATCGAGGCTGGCAAGCCGTCGGGGACGACGGGGCCGACCGAACGCCCATCGCCTCGGTGTTGCCTACTGTAGAGAGGCGAGTTTGgatggcattttttttttttttttgctggccGGCTATGGGCTTCGATCCAAACGCGCCCGTAGTACCACGCATGATGCACCAACAAGTCCAATCTGGGCCTCTAGGCTTCATGTTCTGTTCCCCAAGGCCCACTCGGTGTTACTCTCGCTGAGGCCTCAAACCGGCGGAGCCGAATCATGTGCGTCCTGCCGACCGGTGGGCCGCAGGTCCAGGCAACGAGCGCCACCCACCATGCAACATGCTCGGATTTGCTCATGACTCCCCGTAGCGTCCGACTCCGCCCTGTACTCCATCTGTCAGTCCATCCCGACTTCGGTTCCTCTGAGATTTTTAGTGTGTTTGTTGGTCTGAATTTACTCTATTATCATCCGATACATACTTATAATGTTAAcgaaaaacatatttatttattcgTATCTACTATTTTAGTCTAACTCGacagatataaatatatgttttcaACTTTATCCGGTTGATACATACCGGCCTACTtattatcataaaattattttaatacTAACAATTTATCATAATCTTAACTTTTATATTCGCTCAAACCATCTCCGATTCGatcaattaaacaaaaattcaactcaaattaTTAAGACAGATACAACAAatcaaataattttcttttcgaCGAATATAACTCTGTTTAGCCTGCTAATACAACGAATCAAACATTCTTCACTTTAACGAATATAATTTTACTCAACCTACTTTAAATTATACTATGAACGTCTATAAAAACCCATCTGGTGCATCAAACACAACCTTTATTCATTCCACCTGCCTACGAGCCGCGCACTTCCATTGAACTGTTTGTTAGTCCTGACTGCAGAGCTTACACCCTGACGCGCGGAGGTGGAGCCTACAGATTCATGATGTTTGTgggtaaaaatttaaaattagacaatatatatgaatgtatttaccgaaatagataatatgtagtcgtatttattaatttagcatttATATTCAGCGCACCGTGTAtcaaaaattcattttcgaTACACGGTATGTAGAATACGGTATTGTTAACTGTATTGGATACACCGtgtgaagaagaaaatggactgcattcggcacacgatgtgcaAAATACGGGCAACGatgttgtattcggcacactgtgtaCCGAAAATATTTTTTGGTACCAACATAACCGTGTACTGGAAAAGCAAACGTGATATGATAGTATAccgaaaaattattttttgacatacgatgtgccgaatacggcactgttgctCGTATTTGACACATCGTATGTcgaaaatagattttcggtACACCATGTACCAAAAAGCATTTTCGATACACCGTGCGACAAATATTGatactaaattaataaatatgactatatattatctatttcgataaatacatTTATATATATCGTATAATTTTGAACTTTTAGCCCGATATGCGTCGGTGCTGGCTACTGCAACAGGAATGACCCAGGTCTGCCCATGCACGGGCGTCACTGTAAAGGCCGGGATCCATGGAAAGATGCGCTGCTTCACCTGCGCGGTCAGGATTGTTCGGACTGCAAGGCTGCAATCAGAGCAGCTCCGAGCCGAGGACGCACAAAAATCGATTGCTGACGCTGTGCAGGTATTCTACATACCACATGTACGCAATGGTCAGTGACTTCAGTGCGGCGACATCCTGTGTATATTCAAATTCGAAATTTGGTGCGAAGCTAGGTTTATCACACCAGCAGGCACTTGCGGATGCAGCTCCGCATGTTCGGTTGACTGGTTGAGCACTCGGGCCAGCCTCCGCACCTGCAAGTCGAGCGCTCGAGTTCAAACTTGCTGCAAACGCTAATGGATTGTGTTTCTCGTGAGCCAAGCTAAGTAGATGCAAGTCGCTAAGTATATGTGTACGTgtgtgttttttatttaactctcaattTATCTGAGAGTATAAAAgtgatctaaaaattctaaacgttttcatAAGTAAATTAGAGTtgaataaaaatttattttaattgatttgatatAAAAATtgaagctaatatttaattaaaattctaaaaaaatctattttataacttttagtaatttttatattcaaataaattctcaaaatcaaaaaatcactaatattcttatcatgtgatgtactagtttataaaaaatatttccaactctgaattatttgataaaaaataagtttcttTATAATACAACATATACTTATATAAACAACCAAATACAATATCTACTTAGCCAAGCTAAACACATATAACTAACCAAACAAATCTTATTCTATTTTCTAAATCTAATTCACTAAATACGAGACAGATTGAAACATATAGACAACCAAACGGGCGGGCCCTTAGTGATATTGGAAGACGGTGCCAGAAGTTAGCGAGACAAGAGTCAACAGACGTGTTAATGCCATAAGCTCGTTATATGTTTGCGTCAAGTATTGTATGTTTGTACAGTTCGAGAAAAGGATGCTGTGGGTGTactttgtagttttttttttctggcaaTTCTTTTAGCTCGGCATGAAAACGCTGTTTATTGTTTTCGCACATGAGacattagagcatctccaatcgAATCCGTATTCCATCTTCTACCTTATTTTTTAGCCACAAATGCTCCAAACATCTCTTCAATCGGTCCTTCATCTGGCTCTCTATTTTTGAGAAATCCCTACTTTACATCCTTCACTCCTCAGATGTAGAGAGTGGCTACTGACTCCCTATCCCTCAACGACCTTGTCTTTACGCCACCACGGATGCCACGGACATCTCCTTCGTGCCAGGTATACCTTCTCCCCCCACCCCTGTCCTATCGCAGACCATGTCGCTAGCTACTCCGCTTGCCCCTCACCACTGGCTCCTCCGTTGCCTTACCCCTGGCCCCTAATGTCAAACCTTTGTATACCTTGGTCGCCCACGCCGTCGGCCCCCTAGGCTATTCGCGTTGCCACCTTCGCTCCTCCAATGTCCCCGCCCCCTAGATCTGAGCGAGAGAGGGCTAGGGGAGAGGAAGACCGATTGAGAGAGAGGGTCGGGACAGAGGAAGATcaactagagagagaaagagtctGGCTGGGTGAGCTGAAGATGGAGGTCGGCtgggagagaagaagatggaggGCTGGTAGAATTAATTTGGTATTTACATGATAGCAGTAAAATATGGATAA harbors:
- the LOC133889200 gene encoding probable inactive receptor kinase At5g67200 → MPHRHRLLPLLPLLAAIAAAASAAGVASGAASHSQPTPPAPVQAVAPSALLAAFLAKADPSSHLRAPPTASPCSHPGVSCSAAGQITRLVLESAGLNGTFPPATLSRLAELRVLSLKSNALHGPVPDLSPLANLKALFLAGNRFSGPFPASLASLRRLRSIDISGNRLSGALPPGIEVAFPHLTSLRLDVNHFNGSLPAWNQSSLKVLNVSFNNFSGPVPVTPVMTQMGAAAFVGNPGLCGEVLRRDCRGSHLLFFHGGGNNGTAAPPVQSAAASDSGPQRESLSMPDSSEPRAKKVRRRTTMAVAVAVGAFLAVLLACAVIAMKRSKKRRRPSSAAYASSKKSAAASDVSRDNADIGYVECVSDEETAAIMVPEEKARRLERSGCLTFCAGEAASYSLEQLMRASAEVLGRGSVGTTYKAVLDGRLVVIVKRLDAAKIGPAALEAEAFEQHMDAVGRLRHPNLVPLRAFFQAKEERLLVYDYQPNDSLYSLIHGSRSSRAKPLHWTSCLKIAEDVAQGLAYIHQASRLVHGNIKSSNVLLGSDFEACLTDNCLSFLLESSEVKDDAAYRAPENMKSNRMLTPKSDIYAFGVLLLELLSGKPPLQHSVLVANNLQTYVQSAREDEGVDSDRISMIVDIAAVCIRSSQESRPTAWQVLKMIQEVKEADTTGDNDSDLTSNS